One genomic region from Metallosphaera tengchongensis encodes:
- a CDS encoding amidohydrolase family protein — protein MKIDLHQHLGIRGVVGRETKDIFDLVVLNPAYKYSCQCCVDGFYQQYLWNKGKDYLQLGIYNPRCRVPAKVELGRQLDRGIVGIVLNPINHDFHLQDATEVYQFAEDHDLPLFVYTGRGKGNPNHLSNVLKEFKLTVVLLGSGYPNYVMEAKELMRLPNVFGDTSSLPEDMVGTFPKDKLVFGSHYPYVPLTVTADSMILENGKRVVKI, from the coding sequence TTGAAGATTGACCTGCATCAGCATTTGGGAATTAGGGGAGTGGTTGGAAGAGAGACTAAAGACATTTTTGATCTCGTAGTGCTCAATCCCGCGTACAAGTACTCTTGTCAATGTTGCGTGGACGGTTTTTATCAACAGTATCTATGGAACAAGGGAAAGGACTACCTACAACTAGGCATATATAACCCTAGGTGTAGGGTTCCAGCCAAAGTTGAGCTGGGCAGACAGTTGGACAGGGGGATTGTTGGAATAGTCTTGAACCCCATAAACCACGATTTCCACCTTCAGGACGCAACGGAAGTTTACCAGTTCGCTGAGGATCATGATTTACCTCTATTCGTTTACACTGGTAGAGGAAAGGGAAATCCGAACCACCTTTCGAATGTCCTGAAGGAGTTTAAACTCACTGTTGTTCTCCTAGGTTCAGGGTACCCCAATTACGTTATGGAAGCGAAGGAGCTCATGAGGTTACCTAACGTGTTTGGGGACACCTCATCTCTTCCGGAGGACATGGTTGGGACTTTCCCGAAGGATAAGTTGGTCTTCGGGAGTCATTACCCATACGTGCCTCTGACCGTGACAGCGGATAGTATGATCCTGGAGAACGGGAAAAGGGTTGTCAAAATTTGA
- a CDS encoding uracil-DNA glycosylase, which yields MESFVNRLVSCRKCHRLVQYRESFPQGYWRRPVPPNGDPFSRIALVGLAPAGHGGNRTGRMFTGDRSANNLTRALHDTGLANKPTSESRDDGLVLKVYITSAVKCAPPENRPTRQEIENCLEYLKEEITLLKNVRVYVALGKLAWDSLLDAFRGLGYVVPSAKFSHGAQVLINGVWVLGSYHPSPRNVNTGRLTNEMLVKVLERAKELAYGS from the coding sequence ATGGAAAGTTTCGTTAACAGGTTAGTCTCCTGTAGAAAGTGCCACAGGCTAGTCCAGTATAGGGAGTCCTTTCCCCAAGGTTATTGGAGAAGACCTGTTCCCCCTAACGGTGATCCATTCTCCAGGATAGCTCTAGTCGGTCTAGCTCCGGCAGGACACGGAGGGAACAGGACTGGGAGGATGTTCACTGGAGATAGGAGCGCCAACAACTTGACGAGGGCCCTGCATGATACTGGCTTAGCCAACAAACCGACATCAGAGTCGAGAGATGACGGGCTGGTGCTTAAGGTATACATTACCTCTGCTGTGAAGTGTGCCCCTCCTGAGAACAGACCAACAAGGCAGGAGATTGAGAACTGTTTGGAATACCTGAAGGAGGAGATAACTTTACTTAAAAACGTTAGAGTCTACGTAGCCTTGGGCAAGCTAGCGTGGGACTCTCTCCTGGATGCCTTTCGAGGCCTAGGTTACGTTGTTCCATCCGCTAAGTTCTCCCATGGAGCTCAAGTCCTAATAAACGGAGTCTGGGTTTTAGGCTCCTACCACCCCAGTCCCAGGAACGTAAACACAGGGAGGTTGACCAATGAAATGTTAGTTAAGGTGCTAGAGAGGGCTAAGGAATTAGCTTACGGGAGCTAG
- a CDS encoding TrmB family transcriptional regulator yields MSGELEEKLVRIGFSNYESKVYSAIVSLCETKMKTLSEVSGVPYQKTYEVVSRLEKKGFVKVINSRPKRIRLVDPNLSFENYKESVINQVDEIKSEIRNAVKIKRGENPGVIQGRRQVMNFIKTRISESKTIKGVYRGIPGWLVKALERFQGDLTLVVDQGDVKRVKNLRGDIRVSDTIGAKYLIFDDEVSVIFTDESYLTVESCPGCIVHSIEHFKFSFNSSRFIYVPSEPEVVQ; encoded by the coding sequence ATGAGTGGTGAATTGGAGGAGAAACTGGTGAGGATAGGTTTCTCCAATTACGAGAGCAAGGTTTATTCAGCCATAGTTAGCCTCTGTGAAACGAAGATGAAAACCCTCTCTGAGGTGTCTGGTGTTCCTTACCAAAAGACGTATGAAGTAGTATCAAGGCTAGAGAAGAAAGGGTTTGTGAAGGTGATAAACTCTAGGCCGAAGAGAATAAGGTTGGTTGATCCAAACCTAAGCTTTGAAAATTACAAGGAAAGCGTGATTAATCAGGTTGACGAAATAAAGAGCGAGATCCGTAATGCTGTTAAGATAAAAAGAGGGGAGAACCCTGGAGTTATTCAAGGAAGGAGGCAGGTAATGAATTTCATTAAGACCAGAATCTCCGAGTCAAAGACGATTAAGGGAGTCTATCGTGGAATTCCTGGCTGGCTAGTGAAGGCCCTTGAGAGGTTCCAAGGGGACCTGACGCTCGTTGTAGACCAAGGAGACGTTAAGAGAGTGAAAAATTTAAGAGGTGACATCAGGGTAAGCGACACAATTGGAGCTAAATACTTAATATTCGACGATGAGGTAAGCGTCATCTTCACAGATGAGAGTTACCTCACCGTAGAGAGCTGTCCAGGATGTATAGTCCATTCAATAGAACATTTCAAATTTTCGTTTAACTCGTCCAGGTTTATATACGTCCCTAGTGAACCTGAGGTCGTGCAGTAG
- a CDS encoding MBL fold metallo-hydrolase, whose translation MMIFRQLISKTGGCVTYVLGCTQAGELIVVDPKLDMVDQVLALSEGLKMRISYIIDTHTHADHVSGSKKLSEITKANLYMHEATKVKFAEKVRDGELIVAGNTKIKFIHTPGHTPDSASLLITDVRRGDEPWAVLTGDTLFVGTVGRIDIVGENAAERLFESLQRLKTLPDYVEVYPAHISGSVCGFGLSGKPSSTIGFERRYNTLFRLEDKEKFVNNLRSAKAYRPKEFDDNIRMNLG comes from the coding sequence ATGATGATATTCAGACAGCTCATATCTAAAACGGGAGGGTGTGTAACATACGTTCTAGGTTGTACTCAGGCTGGTGAGCTCATAGTCGTTGATCCAAAGTTAGATATGGTGGACCAAGTGCTTGCTCTATCGGAGGGCCTTAAGATGAGGATATCCTATATAATTGATACGCATACCCATGCCGATCACGTTTCTGGATCTAAGAAGCTCTCGGAAATCACCAAGGCTAACTTGTACATGCATGAGGCTACGAAAGTCAAGTTTGCAGAGAAGGTACGAGATGGCGAGCTTATAGTTGCTGGTAATACCAAAATTAAGTTCATCCACACCCCGGGACATACCCCTGACAGTGCTTCCCTTTTGATAACTGATGTGAGGAGAGGCGACGAACCTTGGGCTGTCCTCACTGGGGATACCCTTTTCGTCGGTACAGTAGGAAGGATCGATATTGTTGGGGAGAACGCGGCTGAACGCCTCTTTGAAAGTCTGCAGAGGTTGAAGACCTTACCGGACTACGTGGAAGTTTACCCTGCACATATATCTGGTTCTGTATGCGGTTTCGGCCTTAGCGGTAAACCTTCATCTACCATAGGCTTTGAGAGGAGATATAACACCTTGTTTAGGTTGGAGGATAAAGAGAAATTCGTGAATAACTTAAGGTCCGCTAAGGCCTACAGACCAAAGGAGTTTGATGACAATATAAGGATGAACCTTGGTTAG
- a CDS encoding amidohydrolase family protein: MIDFHFHAPVKEFLQYLGEYAESAIRYFNAKVELRDLKETLDQFNSLGVERFVVLPIDSTSFLGRKIPNELVNRIRDDRVIKFISVDPLKANSLEELKRYIKEMEPVGVKFHPQLQGFHPLDERALKLYEYLDSLGTVAVFHTGTSGIGAGVRSGIRLDYGRPIYLDEVAVRFPNLKIVMAHFGWPWTEEGIAVALHKPNVYLDLSGWAPKYIPKVLWDNVKRLQDKVLFGSDFPLVSPERWLREFNELNIPGDVKDKILSSNARKLVER; this comes from the coding sequence ATGATAGATTTTCACTTCCACGCCCCCGTGAAAGAGTTCCTCCAATACTTGGGGGAATATGCCGAGTCAGCCATTAGGTACTTCAACGCCAAGGTTGAGCTGAGGGACCTCAAGGAAACCCTTGACCAATTCAACTCCCTTGGAGTGGAGAGGTTTGTGGTCCTTCCCATAGACTCGACTTCCTTCCTTGGAAGGAAGATACCCAACGAACTGGTAAATAGGATCAGAGATGATAGGGTGATCAAGTTCATATCCGTCGATCCTCTCAAGGCTAACTCCCTGGAGGAGCTAAAAAGGTACATCAAGGAGATGGAACCTGTAGGAGTTAAGTTTCACCCTCAGCTCCAGGGGTTTCACCCATTAGACGAGAGGGCGCTCAAGTTGTACGAATACCTTGACAGTCTCGGAACGGTCGCAGTATTTCACACAGGTACTTCAGGTATAGGTGCAGGGGTTAGGTCTGGAATCAGGCTCGACTACGGGAGACCAATCTATCTAGACGAAGTAGCTGTTAGGTTCCCGAATCTTAAGATAGTTATGGCGCACTTCGGCTGGCCGTGGACAGAAGAGGGAATAGCAGTTGCGCTCCACAAGCCCAACGTGTACCTAGATCTGTCAGGTTGGGCACCCAAGTACATACCTAAGGTATTATGGGACAACGTAAAGAGGCTCCAGGATAAGGTTCTTTTCGGATCTGACTTCCCCCTCGTTAGCCCCGAGAGATGGCTCAGGGAGTTCAACGAGTTAAACATACCTGGAGATGTTAAAGACAAGATCCTGAGTAGTAACGCCAGGAAGTTGGTGGAAAGGTAA
- a CDS encoding MFS transporter: MKISFHVFTVMVFLTGLFLGVLRLAYPVIEINSYSYVLYSLIVFGVVKSIMNYVSGHLSDFIGRKKVLLLGWLAALPISVFGLFRSSEVLILLTAFLGVNQALTWTTTVTSQIDLTGKKRAGLAAGFNETFGYLGVALGNFIAGILIESEISPYLFLLFTSLLALSIGSSVRETKPSQGVTSRLSLTSPLLIGMAGLLEKFVDAFFWVLVPLYLYLEKQSPLEIATIVTIYSMSWASLQTPMGHISDVRGRTGIILIGFTLMSIGVASFPLNYYLSALISGIGMAMVYPTLIALVNDDADIAVRGRALGVYRLLRDGGYAIAGLFFFFTYHTPSWSIVVVVMCQILAMITISWRSRIRISQKIDLLKSKLFSKGNGNYRGWS, from the coding sequence ATGAAAATATCTTTTCACGTTTTCACGGTGATGGTCTTTCTCACTGGACTATTCTTGGGAGTACTTAGGCTAGCGTATCCAGTTATTGAGATCAACTCCTACTCATATGTCCTTTACTCCCTCATAGTGTTCGGGGTCGTTAAGTCCATAATGAACTATGTTTCTGGCCACCTCTCGGACTTTATTGGAAGAAAGAAAGTCCTCCTTCTTGGATGGTTGGCAGCATTGCCCATATCAGTATTTGGTCTGTTCAGGAGCTCCGAGGTCTTGATTTTACTTACAGCTTTTCTGGGGGTTAACCAAGCCCTCACTTGGACGACCACTGTTACGTCACAGATAGACCTCACTGGAAAGAAAAGGGCAGGTTTGGCTGCTGGATTTAACGAGACTTTCGGATATTTAGGAGTTGCCCTTGGAAACTTCATCGCGGGAATTCTTATCGAAAGTGAAATCTCCCCTTACCTCTTCCTGCTCTTTACCTCGCTACTGGCACTCTCCATAGGTAGCTCTGTAAGGGAAACTAAGCCAAGCCAAGGCGTTACCTCTAGGCTCAGCCTCACATCTCCCCTATTAATTGGAATGGCTGGGCTCCTGGAAAAATTTGTTGATGCGTTCTTTTGGGTTCTGGTTCCCCTCTACCTGTATCTAGAGAAACAGAGTCCTCTGGAAATAGCCACTATAGTTACAATATATTCCATGAGTTGGGCTAGCCTTCAGACACCAATGGGGCACATCAGCGATGTGAGGGGAAGGACTGGAATCATCTTAATTGGGTTTACCTTAATGTCTATTGGGGTAGCGTCCTTTCCGCTCAATTATTACCTATCAGCCTTGATTTCAGGAATTGGGATGGCCATGGTTTATCCAACTCTGATTGCCCTCGTTAATGACGATGCCGACATCGCTGTTAGGGGGAGGGCTCTGGGAGTTTATAGGCTACTGAGAGACGGCGGATACGCCATTGCCGGGTTGTTCTTCTTCTTTACTTACCACACCCCTTCGTGGTCAATCGTGGTTGTAGTTATGTGTCAAATCCTGGCAATGATTACAATCTCATGGCGTTCAAGGATAAGGATTTCTCAGAAGATTGACCTGTTAAAATCCAAATTATTCTCAAAAGGAAACGGAAATTACCGAGGTTGGTCTTAG
- a CDS encoding dihydrolipoyl dehydrogenase, whose product MTDFDVIVIGAGGAGYTSAFELSRGGLKVLMLDPKGVLGGNCLYEGCIPSKTLWYGSSFLSKARKLPFLKLSVDFSKVVEWKDKVQELRFRQHDEELREHQNVTFLAKDGVLLDTNHVKVEDKAFSAKWIVVATGAYPFVPEGFQDGITTHELLKPGTTFREVPETLAIVGGGYIGVEMSSIFAKFGSKVTLYASHLLNVSEEIQGLLEARLKELGVEIVKDRSKGVKRDGDRKLVVTEKESKGFQEVLVAVGRRPMTSPVSGVLPLGKKGEVQVDYGMRSSVPNIFAPGDVNGRHMLFHVAVLEGWVTAQNILEGGREVVEMDYNAVPYAVYSDPQVAWTGMWKEDAMKLGFNVEVRRYDLSKDSRAQIDGEPEGWIDIVLESGSRRLLGAQVVGEDADLLIGELSLAVGQRLTSYDLSRFSQPHPTQLEDITTLMRRY is encoded by the coding sequence ATGACAGATTTTGATGTGATCGTGATCGGAGCTGGCGGAGCAGGTTACACGTCAGCCTTCGAATTGTCCAGGGGAGGACTCAAGGTTCTCATGCTTGACCCCAAGGGGGTGCTAGGGGGAAACTGCCTCTATGAGGGTTGCATTCCCTCCAAGACCTTATGGTACGGTTCCTCTTTTTTGAGTAAGGCAAGGAAACTCCCTTTCCTGAAGCTCTCAGTTGACTTTTCAAAGGTCGTGGAGTGGAAGGACAAGGTTCAAGAACTCAGGTTCAGGCAACACGATGAAGAGCTAAGGGAACACCAAAACGTAACTTTCTTGGCAAAGGACGGCGTCTTACTAGACACAAATCACGTGAAAGTTGAGGATAAGGCCTTCAGTGCCAAGTGGATCGTGGTAGCAACGGGAGCCTATCCGTTTGTCCCGGAAGGATTTCAGGACGGAATTACTACCCATGAACTCCTTAAACCTGGGACTACGTTCAGGGAAGTCCCGGAGACCTTAGCCATAGTTGGGGGAGGGTACATTGGGGTGGAGATGTCTTCCATCTTCGCCAAGTTCGGCTCTAAGGTAACCCTTTACGCTTCCCACCTTTTGAACGTCTCTGAGGAGATCCAAGGATTGCTTGAGGCCAGACTGAAGGAATTGGGTGTGGAAATAGTGAAGGACAGGAGTAAGGGGGTGAAAAGGGACGGGGACAGGAAACTAGTGGTCACAGAAAAGGAGTCGAAGGGATTCCAGGAGGTTCTGGTGGCAGTAGGGAGGAGACCCATGACTTCTCCGGTCTCAGGCGTTTTGCCCTTAGGAAAGAAGGGGGAGGTCCAAGTGGATTATGGGATGAGGAGCTCAGTCCCTAACATCTTCGCCCCCGGAGACGTGAACGGGAGGCACATGCTATTCCACGTTGCGGTACTGGAGGGATGGGTTACAGCACAGAACATCCTTGAGGGAGGGAGAGAGGTGGTTGAGATGGACTACAACGCGGTGCCCTATGCAGTGTACAGCGACCCGCAGGTGGCGTGGACAGGGATGTGGAAGGAAGACGCAATGAAATTAGGATTTAACGTGGAGGTAAGGAGGTATGACCTCTCCAAGGACTCCAGAGCACAGATTGATGGAGAACCTGAGGGGTGGATTGACATAGTGTTGGAGAGCGGAAGCAGGAGGCTATTGGGGGCTCAGGTAGTGGGCGAGGACGCTGACCTTCTCATAGGAGAGCTTTCCCTGGCGGTAGGTCAGAGACTCACTAGCTACGACCTGTCTAGGTTTAGCCAACCCCATCCGACCCAGCTTGAGGACATAACAACGCTCATGAGGAGGTACTAA
- a CDS encoding Hsp20/alpha crystallin family protein, with translation MFWRKKDKKEKENRKIQDDEPTREIRVDPDSTEFHEFDELFDNLTRLTEEMFKTVMDPNSGFTTYTRRVTMGPDGKPRVEEFVNGTPVGQVLQEGDAEVPDVEVVESGDKVIATVEVQGSSKEQVKATLKNNVKLIVETKGGRTEVNLPGPVEPLSAKLNNGVLVCTFKKNYSNSEQVIKVE, from the coding sequence ATGTTCTGGAGAAAGAAAGATAAGAAAGAGAAGGAAAACCGTAAGATCCAGGACGACGAGCCCACTAGAGAAATAAGAGTTGACCCTGATAGCACCGAGTTTCATGAGTTCGATGAGCTGTTTGACAACCTTACTAGACTGACCGAGGAAATGTTTAAGACAGTAATGGATCCCAACTCTGGGTTCACTACCTACACCAGGAGGGTGACAATGGGTCCTGACGGAAAACCTAGAGTCGAGGAATTCGTAAATGGCACTCCAGTGGGTCAAGTTTTGCAGGAAGGGGACGCTGAAGTACCAGACGTGGAGGTCGTTGAGTCAGGGGATAAGGTCATAGCGACCGTGGAGGTTCAGGGCTCCTCTAAGGAACAAGTTAAGGCGACTCTGAAGAACAACGTCAAGCTCATAGTTGAGACAAAGGGTGGTAGGACGGAGGTCAACCTCCCTGGACCTGTGGAACCCTTGTCAGCTAAGCTGAACAACGGTGTACTAGTTTGCACCTTTAAGAAGAACTACTCCAATTCCGAGCAGGTCATAAAGGTAGAATAA